One window of Thermodesulfobacteriota bacterium genomic DNA carries:
- a CDS encoding Hsp70 family protein has product MLPPDARFVIGIDLGTTNSAVSYARLDAADGKKPAIKRFEVPQLTGSGEFSRRPVLPSFLYIPGEHEIAEAAITHPWRMPTKNFSGIFARDFGANIPARLVSSAKSWLCENSVDRNAAILPWGSPASVRKVSPVEASAAYLDHMRQAWNLSRGEEEEEYLENQLVVVTVPASFDEVARDRTLAAASLASLKNIILLEEPLAAFYSWLAVHENDWSEKVSPDELILVCDVGGGTTDFTLITLSDEHGSPRFERIAVGDHLILGGDNIDLALARRVEAKLKKPLDADRLKTLCHQCRQAKENILEERSERERITLMGQGGSLIAGTISSVLDRAEVRETVLEQFFPLVDEGRVAANPGTKVRSAFGLAYESDPAVTAHLMRFLSRNAAETESRMSRPPVPDIVLFNGGALKPMPVQERIREALRQYYGLGDADRPRALINPDHDAAVSLGAAYYGLVKSGQGVKVGSGSPRSVYLGIATGEETADRPASAICVVERGLEENTRVELADRTFDVIANRRVRFDLYSSSFRSGDRHGDIIAVDDSVVPLPPVETIIQFGEKGAARNIPVHIEIEYTEIGTLVLWCRSLASSHRWQLQFQLRQAAAAMDIPDAGQVMDANLVESALSVVSEVLSEKKAGPAEKKKLTGLVHALTDLTKTSREKWPVSFLRAMADRLIDIRECRRISADHETRWLNLAGFAARPGIGDGFDAQRVTAFWKIYNQGICFANNAQVRVEWWIFLRRIACGLKPGQQRQFFQDVSSLILPGKGQGIKLSEQEQVEIWMALANMERLLVKDKITCGRALLTRIAKKNCKPQYLWAVSRLGARDMLYGSADRVVPPAEAAEWIDAIIGVDWPRPEAAAAAVCRLARKTGDRTRDVDAGLVEQLLSWLNEKNLAGEWASRITEVKAVEQQEQTLTYGESLPAGLILRS; this is encoded by the coding sequence ATGTTGCCTCCGGATGCCCGATTCGTTATCGGAATTGACCTGGGCACGACCAACTCGGCGGTGTCGTACGCGCGACTGGACGCCGCCGACGGAAAGAAGCCCGCCATCAAACGGTTTGAAGTGCCGCAGCTCACCGGCAGCGGCGAGTTTTCCCGCCGGCCGGTGCTGCCGTCATTTTTATATATCCCCGGCGAACACGAAATCGCCGAAGCGGCCATCACCCATCCCTGGCGCATGCCCACTAAAAATTTTTCCGGCATCTTCGCCCGGGATTTCGGGGCCAACATTCCGGCCCGACTGGTTTCTTCGGCCAAAAGCTGGCTGTGCGAAAACAGCGTCGACCGGAACGCCGCCATCCTGCCCTGGGGTTCGCCGGCCTCCGTGCGCAAGGTCTCACCGGTGGAGGCGTCGGCCGCCTACCTGGACCACATGCGCCAGGCCTGGAACCTGTCCCGGGGCGAGGAAGAGGAGGAGTACCTGGAGAACCAGCTGGTGGTGGTGACCGTGCCGGCGTCGTTTGACGAGGTGGCCCGGGACCGGACCCTGGCGGCAGCCTCCCTGGCCAGCCTGAAAAACATCATTCTGCTGGAAGAGCCCCTGGCCGCCTTTTACAGCTGGCTGGCCGTCCACGAAAACGACTGGAGCGAAAAGGTCAGCCCGGACGAACTGATCCTGGTCTGCGACGTGGGCGGCGGCACCACGGACTTTACCCTGATCACCTTGAGCGACGAGCACGGCAGCCCCCGTTTTGAGCGCATTGCCGTAGGCGATCACCTTATCCTGGGCGGGGACAACATCGACCTGGCCCTGGCCCGCCGGGTCGAAGCAAAGCTCAAGAAACCGCTTGACGCGGACCGGCTCAAAACCCTCTGCCACCAGTGCCGCCAGGCCAAGGAAAACATCCTGGAGGAACGCTCCGAACGGGAACGGATCACCCTCATGGGCCAGGGTGGCAGCCTCATCGCCGGCACGATCTCTTCCGTTCTGGACCGGGCCGAGGTCCGGGAAACGGTGCTGGAGCAGTTTTTTCCGCTGGTGGACGAAGGCCGGGTGGCGGCCAATCCGGGGACCAAGGTCCGGTCGGCCTTTGGCCTGGCCTATGAAAGCGATCCGGCCGTGACCGCCCACCTGATGCGGTTTCTGTCCCGCAACGCCGCCGAAACCGAGTCGCGGATGTCCCGGCCGCCCGTGCCGGACATCGTCCTGTTCAACGGCGGAGCCCTCAAGCCAATGCCGGTCCAGGAGCGGATCCGGGAAGCCCTGCGGCAATACTACGGCCTGGGCGACGCGGATCGGCCGCGGGCGCTGATCAACCCCGACCACGACGCCGCGGTTTCCCTTGGCGCGGCCTATTATGGCCTGGTCAAGTCCGGCCAGGGCGTGAAGGTGGGCAGCGGCAGCCCCCGCTCCGTTTACCTGGGCATCGCCACCGGCGAGGAAACGGCGGATCGGCCTGCGTCCGCCATCTGCGTGGTGGAAAGGGGCCTGGAGGAAAACACCCGCGTCGAACTGGCTGACCGGACCTTTGATGTCATCGCCAACCGCCGGGTGCGGTTTGATCTGTACAGCTCCAGCTTCCGCTCCGGGGACCGCCACGGCGATATCATTGCCGTCGATGATTCGGTCGTGCCGCTGCCGCCGGTGGAGACGATCATCCAGTTCGGCGAAAAAGGCGCCGCCCGGAACATCCCGGTTCACATTGAGATTGAATACACGGAAATCGGCACCCTGGTGCTGTGGTGCCGCTCTCTGGCCAGCTCCCACCGCTGGCAGTTGCAGTTTCAGCTCCGGCAGGCAGCGGCGGCCATGGATATTCCCGACGCCGGCCAGGTGATGGACGCCAATCTGGTGGAATCCGCCCTGTCGGTGGTAAGTGAGGTGCTGTCTGAAAAGAAAGCCGGACCGGCGGAAAAGAAGAAGTTGACCGGTCTGGTTCACGCCCTGACCGACCTGACGAAAACTTCCCGGGAAAAATGGCCGGTGTCCTTCCTGAGGGCCATGGCCGATCGGCTGATCGATATCCGGGAGTGCCGGCGGATCTCCGCCGACCATGAAACCCGCTGGCTGAACCTGGCCGGGTTCGCCGCCCGGCCCGGCATCGGCGACGGGTTTGACGCCCAGCGCGTCACCGCCTTCTGGAAAATCTACAACCAGGGGATCTGTTTTGCCAACAACGCCCAGGTCCGGGTGGAATGGTGGATCTTCCTGCGCCGCATTGCTTGCGGGCTGAAGCCCGGTCAGCAACGGCAATTTTTTCAGGATGTCTCTTCGCTGATTCTGCCCGGAAAAGGCCAGGGGATCAAGCTGTCCGAGCAGGAGCAGGTGGAAATATGGATGGCCCTGGCCAATATGGAGCGGCTGCTGGTCAAGGACAAGATCACCTGCGGCCGGGCCCTGCTGACCCGGATCGCGAAAAAGAACTGCAAGCCCCAGTACCTCTGGGCGGTTTCCCGCCTGGGCGCCCGGGACATGCTTTACGGGTCCGCCGACCGGGTGGTGCCGCCGGCCGAGGCAGCGGAATGGATCGACGCCATCATCGGCGTGGACTGGCCCCGGCCCGAAGCCGCGGCCGCGGCCGTTTGCCGCCTGGCCCGCAAAACCGGTGACCGTACCCGGGATGTGGACGCAGGCCTGGTGGAACAGCTTCTGTCATGGCTGAACGAAAAGAATCTGGCCGGAGAATGGGCCTCCCGGATCACCGAGGTAAAAGCGGTGGAACAGCAGGAACAGACGCTGACCTATGGCGAGTCGTTACCGGCCGGGCTGATTCTACGGTCCTGA
- a CDS encoding acetate--CoA ligase family protein, translating into MSQADLNFTEKTALSEHDAKNILKRYGVPVVPETVATETDQAVAAAEAFGFPVVVKGLGATLMHKTEAGIVHLNLGDGTAVRDACRRIVDAAGSALEGFLVQPHVQGKREFVAGLFHDRVFGPVVMFGLGGIFTEALADITFRVAPLTEIDAGEMIDEIRATRLLGAFRGDAPADRRQLIDTLMGLSEIGQKEPDIAEVDINPLIITPEGKICAVDALIVKGGRGQERPVTPPVDPKALGKLFYPRSIAFVGASGQMGKWGHLLFTNTVANGYEGEIYLVNPTKDIIAGRKTYKSVNDIPGPVDLAVVTVPAAGVSDLIPDLAKKGIRSMLLITSGFAEVGPEGKALEKNVMEKAREAGILVIGPNTMGIINPHIRLYCTGSLVWPDPGGIAVVAQSGNMGGQLLHFAEQQGIEIRAFCGSGNEGMVTIEDYLEGFEIDDVTKIVMLYIESVKNGQRFLESARRLSRRKPIVMLKGGQTEAGSRAAASHTGAMTSDARVFEAVCRQTGIIKVDRTMDMLDLSAAFSSLPLPKGKRVAIMTLGGGWGVVASDLCASFNLEVPQLSPELIETINGILPPYWSHANPVDLVGERDNSFPVRVIEELIRWDGCDMVLNLGILGRKHSVKRLIKNVVIDPNYTVGFGQQVLKAMYEFEESYIAHIVKLMETYEKPVIGVNIVTDETEDKTLYKVDGARYKGVFFPTPERAVKSLAKMYDYSRFLLREQRR; encoded by the coding sequence ATGAGTCAGGCTGACTTGAATTTTACCGAAAAAACAGCTCTTTCCGAACATGACGCGAAAAACATACTGAAACGATACGGCGTTCCTGTCGTTCCGGAAACCGTCGCGACTGAAACCGACCAGGCGGTTGCCGCGGCCGAAGCCTTCGGATTTCCGGTGGTGGTCAAGGGCCTGGGCGCCACTCTGATGCACAAGACTGAGGCCGGCATCGTACACCTCAATCTCGGCGACGGGACCGCCGTTCGAGACGCCTGCCGCCGGATTGTCGACGCTGCCGGATCGGCGCTGGAAGGGTTTCTGGTTCAGCCTCACGTTCAGGGGAAACGGGAATTCGTGGCCGGGCTGTTTCACGACCGGGTTTTCGGGCCGGTGGTCATGTTCGGCCTGGGCGGGATTTTCACCGAAGCCCTGGCCGATATCACCTTCCGCGTGGCGCCGCTAACCGAAATTGACGCCGGGGAAATGATCGACGAAATCAGAGCCACCCGACTGCTGGGGGCATTCCGGGGAGACGCCCCGGCTGACCGGCGTCAACTGATCGACACCCTGATGGGGCTGTCGGAAATCGGACAAAAGGAGCCGGACATCGCGGAAGTCGACATCAATCCCTTGATCATCACCCCTGAAGGAAAAATCTGCGCCGTAGACGCCCTGATCGTCAAGGGCGGTCGCGGCCAGGAACGCCCTGTCACGCCGCCGGTCGACCCGAAGGCTCTGGGAAAACTGTTTTATCCCCGTTCCATCGCCTTTGTCGGCGCCTCCGGCCAGATGGGCAAGTGGGGGCACCTGCTCTTCACCAATACCGTGGCCAACGGATACGAAGGCGAAATATACCTCGTCAATCCGACCAAAGACATAATCGCGGGCCGGAAAACCTACAAATCCGTCAACGACATCCCCGGCCCGGTGGACCTGGCGGTGGTGACCGTTCCGGCCGCCGGCGTCAGCGACCTGATTCCCGACCTGGCGAAAAAAGGTATCAGAAGCATGCTGCTGATCACCTCCGGGTTTGCCGAAGTCGGACCCGAGGGGAAAGCCCTGGAAAAAAACGTCATGGAAAAAGCCCGGGAAGCCGGCATCCTGGTCATCGGTCCCAACACCATGGGCATCATCAATCCCCACATCCGGCTCTATTGCACCGGTTCCCTGGTCTGGCCCGATCCCGGCGGCATCGCCGTGGTGGCCCAGTCCGGCAACATGGGCGGTCAGCTGCTCCATTTCGCCGAACAGCAGGGTATCGAAATCCGGGCCTTCTGCGGGTCGGGCAACGAGGGCATGGTGACCATCGAGGACTATCTGGAAGGGTTTGAAATCGACGACGTCACGAAAATCGTCATGCTCTATATCGAAAGCGTCAAGAACGGCCAGCGGTTTCTGGAAAGCGCCCGGCGCCTGTCCCGGCGGAAACCCATTGTCATGTTAAAGGGGGGACAGACCGAGGCCGGCAGCCGGGCCGCGGCCAGCCATACCGGCGCCATGACGTCGGACGCCCGCGTTTTTGAGGCGGTCTGCCGGCAGACCGGCATCATCAAGGTGGACCGGACCATGGATATGCTCGATCTTTCAGCCGCGTTTTCCTCCCTGCCCCTGCCCAAAGGCAAACGGGTGGCCATCATGACCCTGGGCGGCGGCTGGGGGGTGGTGGCCTCGGACCTGTGCGCCTCCTTCAATCTGGAAGTGCCGCAGCTTTCGCCGGAGTTGATCGAAACCATCAACGGCATCCTGCCGCCCTACTGGAGTCATGCCAACCCGGTCGATCTGGTCGGTGAGCGGGATAACTCCTTTCCGGTGCGGGTGATCGAAGAACTGATCCGCTGGGACGGCTGCGACATGGTCTTGAATCTCGGTATTCTGGGCCGGAAGCACAGCGTCAAGCGGCTGATCAAAAACGTCGTCATTGATCCGAACTACACCGTGGGGTTCGGCCAGCAAGTGTTAAAGGCCATGTATGAATTTGAAGAAAGCTACATCGCCCACATCGTCAAGCTGATGGAAACTTACGAAAAGCCGGTCATCGGGGTCAACATCGTCACCGACGAGACCGAAGACAAGACCTTATATAAGGTGGACGGCGCCCGTTACAAAGGCGTTTTCTTCCCCACTCCGGAGCGGGCCGTCAAATCCCTGGCCAAGATGTATGATTACAGCCGGTTTCTGCTGCGCGAGCAGCGACGGTAA
- a CDS encoding type II toxin-antitoxin system RelE/ParE family toxin — protein sequence MIKKFRDNWLRDFFTEDVSSKKIPADIRDRLFRKLQLLDDAASEADLKSPPGNHFELLSGHLKGKYSIRVNNQWRIVFSWDDSRGEADGVYLDNHAYR from the coding sequence ATGATCAAAAAATTTCGGGATAACTGGTTACGGGACTTTTTTACCGAAGACGTTTCGTCTAAAAAAATACCCGCCGATATCCGCGACCGATTATTCAGAAAACTGCAACTGCTGGACGATGCGGCCAGCGAAGCGGACTTGAAGAGTCCGCCCGGCAACCATTTTGAACTGCTATCCGGCCACTTGAAGGGCAAATATTCCATTCGCGTAAACAATCAATGGCGAATCGTTTTTTCCTGGGACGATAGCCGCGGAGAAGCCGACGGCGTATATCTGGATAATCACGCATACAGATAA
- a CDS encoding MBL fold metallo-hydrolase, which produces MKIHHLNCGTMRPMGGALLNQSPALIVCHCLLINTGRELILVDAGVGIADMKDPRRLGPMRFLLNMKADVQDTAAEQVKALGYKTEDVRHILITHLDLDHAGGLPDFPRAEVHVLRPEYEAATHPTTFREKERYRRCHFAHSPRWVVHEMPGNDDWFGLPCVRDTDRLPEEIVLVPLPGHTRGHCGVAIRTPERWLLHAGDAYYHERRMAEAGGCTPGFIAFEWFAHIDHGRAMKQMRALWQVVNRHKGEVETCCTHDPSEFSRLRNR; this is translated from the coding sequence ATGAAAATACATCATTTAAACTGCGGCACCATGAGGCCCATGGGCGGCGCGCTGCTCAACCAGAGCCCGGCCCTGATCGTCTGTCACTGCCTGCTGATCAATACGGGCAGAGAGCTGATCCTGGTTGACGCCGGCGTCGGCATCGCCGACATGAAAGACCCCCGGCGACTGGGGCCCATGCGGTTTCTGCTGAATATGAAAGCCGATGTTCAAGACACGGCCGCCGAGCAGGTCAAAGCATTGGGCTACAAAACCGAAGATGTGCGGCATATTCTGATCACTCACCTGGACCTGGACCATGCCGGCGGGCTGCCTGATTTTCCCCGGGCCGAGGTCCATGTGCTGAGGCCGGAATACGAGGCGGCCACCCACCCGACGACCTTCCGGGAAAAGGAGCGCTACCGGCGCTGCCACTTTGCCCACTCCCCCCGCTGGGTGGTTCATGAAATGCCCGGCAATGATGACTGGTTCGGCCTGCCCTGCGTCCGGGATACCGATCGGCTGCCGGAAGAGATCGTGCTGGTGCCACTGCCCGGACATACCCGGGGGCATTGCGGCGTGGCCATCCGGACGCCGGAACGGTGGCTGCTGCACGCCGGTGACGCCTATTACCATGAACGCCGCATGGCAGAGGCCGGCGGGTGTACGCCGGGGTTTATCGCCTTTGAATGGTTCGCGCACATCGACCACGGCCGGGCCATGAAGCAGATGCGCGCCCTGTGGCAGGTGGTCAACCGCCACAAAGGCGAAGTCGAAACCTGCTGCACCCATGATCCCTCGGAATTTTCGAGACTGCGGAACAGATAA
- a CDS encoding HigA family addiction module antitoxin: MIATKRRPVSVGEMITEEFLLPLGITQGQLASAMNVSRRTVNELCTGKRSITVDTALMLARVFGTTPDFWLNLQQRNDLWAALHSPKRMEKIGRARPIHEASA; encoded by the coding sequence ATGATTGCGACCAAACGACGACCGGTCAGTGTCGGTGAAATGATAACCGAGGAATTTCTGTTGCCGTTGGGTATTACGCAGGGGCAGTTGGCTTCCGCCATGAATGTCAGCCGGCGGACGGTTAACGAACTTTGCACGGGCAAACGGTCCATCACCGTTGACACGGCGTTGATGCTGGCTAGGGTATTCGGTACGACGCCGGACTTCTGGCTCAATCTGCAGCAGCGGAATGACCTGTGGGCCGCCCTGCATTCGCCCAAACGAATGGAAAAGATTGGACGGGCCCGGCCGATCCATGAAGCCTCCGCATAA
- the ppdK gene encoding pyruvate, phosphate dikinase codes for MKTKKWVYLFSELDQVMANVNNDWDSVRALFGGKGANLADMQRIGVPVPPGFTVTTEACNAYLAGGGVFPDGMWDQELQALMDIEKLTGKTFGDSEKPLLVSCRSGAKFSMPGMMDTVLNIGLNDETAQGMIQLTRDPRFVYDAYRRLIQMFGSVVMGIPDEAFESAIDQAKRRAGLTTDAELTADHWHALTSHFKTIFHSHTQIDFPQDPVEQLMMATEAVFKSWNGKRAVDYRNAAGISHDLGTAVSIVTMVFGNMGDSSATGVAMTRNGATGVPGLEGDYLINAQGEDVVAGIRMTKSIDQLAVEMPEDYKQLQQIAAVLENHYRDMQDMEFTIEQGKLWMLQTRDGKRTAQAAVRIAVDMVEEGLISREEAVSRVSPGQIDFFLHPQFDNKAVAEARGGGKVLARGLNVSPGAAVGKVVFEADLAEAWAKEQGRQVLLVRPETKPDDVHGMLAANGIITSRGGRTSHAALVARQFGKPAVVGVAALQIDLVKRRMAVGELTIQEGDWLSLDGNTGEIFVGQIKTMVPDINDPWLIRLLGWADRIRTLGVMANADYPADARRAREYGAEGIGLCRTEHMFFESERLPHIQKMIMATLPYDRREALAALLPFQREDFAGLFRAMDGLPVIIRLIDPPLHEFMPDLLGLINELADLKLRVNHATTMAEIDNLLQQIRLKERIRTRAEQLREQNPMLGLRGVRLGIQIPELTGMQVQALFEAACEVTREGIKVLPKIMIPLTTHANELKRQLEVLEATAKKVMAEQSITIDYKFGTMIEVPRAAMTADQIAVYAEFFSFGTNDLTQTTFGISRDDAESGFLMSYLNQDILPENPFATLDRDGVGELMRIAVTKGRGNRPDLECGICGEHGGDPESIALCHELGLDYVSCSPFRVPVARLAAAHAALKNRP; via the coding sequence ATGAAAACAAAAAAGTGGGTTTATCTTTTCAGCGAATTGGATCAGGTCATGGCCAATGTCAATAACGACTGGGACTCGGTGCGGGCACTCTTCGGCGGCAAAGGCGCCAATCTGGCGGACATGCAGCGCATCGGGGTTCCCGTTCCGCCGGGTTTTACGGTCACCACCGAAGCCTGCAATGCTTACCTGGCCGGCGGCGGCGTTTTTCCGGACGGCATGTGGGACCAGGAACTCCAGGCGCTGATGGACATCGAGAAGCTTACCGGTAAAACGTTCGGCGACAGTGAAAAACCGCTGCTGGTTTCCTGCCGGTCGGGCGCCAAGTTTTCCATGCCCGGCATGATGGATACCGTGCTCAACATCGGTCTCAATGACGAGACCGCCCAGGGCATGATTCAACTTACCCGGGATCCCCGTTTTGTTTATGACGCTTATCGCCGCCTGATCCAGATGTTCGGTTCCGTGGTCATGGGGATTCCGGATGAAGCCTTTGAATCGGCTATCGACCAGGCCAAGCGAAGAGCCGGCCTGACGACTGACGCCGAACTGACGGCCGATCACTGGCATGCCCTGACCAGTCATTTTAAGACCATTTTTCACAGCCATACCCAGATCGACTTTCCCCAGGATCCGGTGGAGCAGCTCATGATGGCCACCGAGGCGGTTTTCAAAAGCTGGAACGGCAAGCGGGCGGTTGATTACCGAAATGCGGCCGGCATTTCCCATGATCTGGGCACGGCCGTCAGTATCGTTACCATGGTCTTTGGCAACATGGGGGACAGCAGCGCCACCGGCGTGGCCATGACCCGCAACGGCGCCACCGGGGTACCCGGGCTGGAAGGCGATTATCTGATCAATGCCCAGGGCGAAGACGTGGTGGCCGGCATCCGCATGACCAAAAGTATCGACCAGCTGGCCGTGGAGATGCCGGAAGATTACAAGCAACTGCAGCAGATCGCCGCTGTTCTGGAAAATCACTACCGCGACATGCAGGACATGGAGTTTACCATTGAGCAGGGGAAACTATGGATGCTTCAGACCCGGGACGGGAAACGAACGGCCCAGGCGGCCGTGCGGATCGCCGTGGACATGGTGGAGGAGGGGCTCATCTCCCGCGAGGAAGCGGTTTCCAGAGTTTCTCCCGGCCAGATTGATTTCTTTCTTCATCCTCAGTTTGACAACAAGGCCGTGGCCGAGGCCCGGGGCGGAGGCAAAGTGCTGGCCCGGGGATTGAACGTTTCGCCCGGAGCGGCCGTGGGCAAGGTGGTGTTTGAAGCGGACCTGGCCGAGGCCTGGGCCAAAGAACAGGGCCGGCAGGTGCTGCTGGTTCGCCCGGAAACCAAACCGGATGACGTGCACGGCATGCTGGCGGCCAACGGCATCATCACCAGCCGCGGCGGCCGAACCAGCCATGCCGCCCTGGTGGCCCGCCAGTTCGGCAAGCCGGCCGTGGTCGGCGTGGCGGCGCTGCAGATCGACCTGGTCAAGCGGCGCATGGCCGTGGGCGAACTGACCATCCAGGAGGGTGACTGGCTTTCCCTGGACGGCAACACCGGTGAGATTTTCGTCGGCCAGATCAAGACCATGGTGCCCGACATCAACGACCCCTGGCTGATCCGGTTGCTGGGCTGGGCCGACCGGATCCGTACCCTGGGCGTCATGGCCAATGCCGATTATCCGGCGGATGCCCGGCGGGCCAGGGAGTATGGCGCCGAGGGCATCGGTCTGTGCCGGACGGAACATATGTTTTTTGAGAGCGAGCGTCTGCCCCATATCCAGAAAATGATCATGGCCACACTGCCCTATGACCGCCGGGAGGCCCTGGCCGCACTGCTCCCCTTCCAGCGGGAAGACTTCGCCGGCCTGTTCCGGGCCATGGACGGGCTGCCGGTCATCATCCGTCTGATCGATCCGCCCCTGCACGAGTTCATGCCCGATCTGCTGGGACTGATCAATGAACTGGCCGACCTGAAACTGCGCGTCAACCACGCCACCACCATGGCCGAGATCGATAACCTGTTGCAGCAGATCCGCCTCAAGGAGCGAATCCGGACCCGGGCCGAGCAGTTGCGCGAGCAGAACCCCATGCTGGGGCTGCGCGGCGTCCGCCTGGGCATCCAGATTCCGGAATTGACCGGCATGCAGGTCCAGGCCCTTTTCGAAGCCGCCTGCGAGGTCACCCGTGAAGGCATTAAGGTGCTGCCCAAGATCATGATCCCCCTGACCACCCATGCCAATGAACTCAAACGCCAGCTGGAGGTACTGGAGGCCACGGCTAAAAAAGTCATGGCCGAGCAGAGCATCACCATCGATTACAAATTCGGGACCATGATCGAGGTCCCGCGGGCGGCCATGACCGCCGACCAGATCGCCGTTTATGCGGAATTTTTCTCTTTCGGTACCAATGATCTGACCCAGACCACTTTCGGCATTTCCCGGGATGACGCCGAGTCCGGTTTCCTGATGAGCTATCTGAACCAGGATATTCTGCCGGAAAATCCCTTTGCCACCCTTGACCGGGACGGCGTCGGTGAACTGATGCGTATCGCCGTCACCAAGGGACGCGGGAACCGCCCCGACCTGGAGTGCGGCATCTGCGGCGAGCACGGCGGTGATCCGGAATCCATCGCCCTGTGCCATGAACTGGGGCTTGACTATGTGTCCTGTTCGCCGTTCCGCGTGCCGGTGGCCCGCCTGGCCGCGGCTCATGCGGCTTTAAAAAACAGGCCATGA